One Umboniibacter marinipuniceus DNA window includes the following coding sequences:
- a CDS encoding GIY-YIG nuclease family protein: MDLDEFLEFATANDELGLLTVKAKTSAPTADEHLLAKFNEINDFVTAKGREPEPDMANVPEYMLNQRLNAIRDNAEQCAALSEFDAHGLLPAIALEEVAEPEAEYAVVTEPKEIESLDDIFSDDALGLLDDGAESIFTMKHVPQSIDMPSKIAKRKRCKDFEQYEDLFKACHADLKSGEREQHKFTGEQQIQQGQFFVLHGVMCYVADTEERVKKNGKVNAKLHLIFENGTESNMLLRSLATELYKDETGRRVMPKSENALDGMLGIKEDDQASGYIYILQSLSVNPEISSIQNLYKIGYANTSVEKRIANAAKEPTYLMAPVHHVSSYQCFNMNAQKFENLLHTFFGKACLDIEVADSTGKMCKPREWFIAPLKAIEMAILLLTNGEIVHYRYDLVSEQVVER, encoded by the coding sequence ATGGATTTGGATGAGTTTCTTGAATTTGCCACTGCCAATGATGAGCTGGGACTACTAACCGTAAAGGCGAAAACCTCCGCGCCTACAGCCGATGAGCACCTGTTAGCTAAATTCAATGAGATTAATGATTTTGTAACCGCTAAGGGCCGCGAGCCAGAGCCGGATATGGCCAATGTACCTGAGTACATGCTGAATCAACGGCTAAATGCCATTCGTGATAATGCAGAGCAATGTGCTGCGTTAAGCGAATTTGATGCACATGGTCTTCTGCCTGCTATAGCGCTAGAAGAGGTGGCTGAACCTGAAGCTGAATATGCGGTAGTGACCGAGCCTAAAGAAATAGAATCTTTAGATGATATTTTTTCTGATGATGCTTTAGGGTTGTTAGATGATGGTGCTGAAAGTATCTTTACGATGAAGCATGTCCCCCAGTCTATTGATATGCCTAGCAAGATTGCTAAGCGCAAGCGATGTAAAGATTTTGAGCAATACGAAGATCTATTTAAAGCTTGTCATGCCGATCTAAAATCGGGTGAACGTGAGCAACATAAGTTCACCGGCGAGCAACAAATTCAGCAGGGCCAGTTCTTCGTTCTACACGGTGTCATGTGTTATGTCGCTGATACGGAAGAGCGTGTTAAGAAGAATGGTAAGGTCAATGCCAAATTACACCTCATCTTTGAAAACGGCACAGAATCTAATATGTTACTGCGGTCGTTAGCTACTGAACTGTATAAAGATGAAACGGGCAGGCGGGTAATGCCTAAATCAGAGAATGCTTTGGATGGAATGTTAGGCATCAAAGAGGATGATCAGGCATCTGGCTACATCTATATTCTCCAATCTTTGAGTGTTAATCCTGAGATTAGCTCAATCCAAAATCTATATAAAATTGGTTATGCCAATACCTCTGTTGAAAAGCGCATTGCTAATGCGGCCAAAGAACCAACCTACTTGATGGCCCCTGTACATCATGTTTCGTCATATCAATGTTTCAATATGAATGCCCAGAAGTTCGAAAACCTTCTGCACACGTTTTTTGGTAAAGCTTGCTTAGATATTGAAGTTGCAGATTCGACTGGAAAGATGTGCAAGCCTAGAGAGTGGTTCATTGCTCCGCTGAAGGCTATTGAGATGGCTATTCTACTATTGACTAACGGCGAAATTGTTCATTACAGGTATGACTTGGTATCTGAGCAAGTTGTTGAAAGGTGA